In the Leptotrichia sp. oral taxon 847 genome, one interval contains:
- the asnA gene encoding aspartate--ammonia ligase: protein MSSIFIPEGYDPKYGIMETEIAIKFVKDFFEKELSKELNLTRISAPLFVKRASGLNDNLNGVERPVAFETKEVPNETLEIVHSLAKWKRMALKRYKVPVGQGIYTDMNAIRRDEDMDNTHSIYVDQWDWEKVITKEDRNFDFLQETVRKIYKVFLNTEKELSAKFEKVKIDLPNEITFITSQKLENLYPNLTPEERENEFAKSRGAIFVMQIGKVLASGQRHDGRAPDYDDWELNGDLILWNPVLNHSLELSSMGIRVDKKALEKQLKELNLEERKELDFHKQLLNGELPLTIGGGIGQSRICMFFLQKAHIGEVQASFWTEDIKKACCENEINLL from the coding sequence ACCAGAAGGTTATGACCCTAAATATGGGATAATGGAAACAGAAATTGCAATTAAGTTTGTAAAAGACTTTTTTGAAAAAGAACTTTCAAAAGAATTAAATTTAACAAGAATATCAGCGCCGCTATTCGTAAAAAGAGCTTCAGGATTAAATGACAACTTAAACGGTGTGGAAAGACCAGTTGCATTTGAAACAAAAGAAGTTCCAAATGAAACATTAGAAATCGTACATTCACTTGCAAAATGGAAAAGAATGGCACTAAAAAGATATAAAGTTCCAGTAGGACAAGGAATTTATACTGATATGAACGCAATCAGAAGAGATGAAGATATGGATAATACTCACTCAATTTATGTAGATCAGTGGGACTGGGAAAAAGTTATCACAAAAGAAGATAGAAACTTTGACTTTTTACAAGAAACTGTAAGAAAAATATACAAAGTCTTTTTAAATACAGAAAAAGAACTTAGTGCTAAATTTGAAAAAGTAAAAATAGATTTGCCAAATGAAATTACTTTTATAACTTCACAAAAATTGGAAAATTTGTATCCAAATTTGACTCCAGAAGAAAGAGAAAATGAATTTGCAAAAAGTAGAGGTGCAATTTTTGTTATGCAAATTGGAAAAGTTTTAGCTTCAGGACAAAGACACGATGGTCGTGCACCTGATTACGATGATTGGGAATTAAATGGGGATTTAATTTTATGGAATCCTGTTTTAAATCACTCACTAGAATTATCTTCAATGGGAATCCGTGTAGATAAAAAAGCTCTAGAAAAACAATTAAAAGAATTAAATTTAGAAGAAAGAAAAGAATTAGACTTTCACAAACAACTTTTAAATGGAGAATTACCACTAACAATCGGTGGTGGAATAGGACAGTCAAGAATTTGTATGTTCTTTTTGCAAAAAGCACACATTGGAGAAGTTCAAGCTTCCTTTTGGACTGAAGATATTAAAAAAGCTTGTTGTGAAAATGAAATAAACTTGTTATAA